One stretch of Candidatus Margulisiibacteriota bacterium DNA includes these proteins:
- a CDS encoding rhodanese-like domain-containing protein, whose translation MRWTNLKSFLVFLFGFLPLAYGANGSIIYLNPANALELIRNNQAVNIIDIRTDEEFNQGHLANAQNIDYLKPEFEEQINRLNSNAEYLFYCRSGARTQQALDILGKKQFTKLYILQGGIMSWQRFGNPVVR comes from the coding sequence ATGCGTTGGACTAATTTAAAATCATTTCTTGTTTTTTTATTTGGTTTTTTGCCCCTTGCTTATGGAGCTAACGGTTCTATTATTTATTTAAATCCCGCTAATGCGCTTGAACTTATTCGCAATAATCAGGCAGTAAATATTATAGACATCAGGACTGACGAGGAATTTAATCAGGGGCATCTCGCTAACGCTCAAAATATAGACTATTTGAAACCTGAATTTGAGGAACAGATTAACAGGTTAAACTCCAATGCGGAATATCTTTTTTATTGCAGGTCCGGAGCCAGGACCCAACAAGCTCTTGATATTCTGGGAAAAAAACAATTTACGAAATTATATATTCTTCAGGGCGGCATTATGTCCTGGCAACGCTTTGGTAATCCTGTAGTTAGATAG
- the rmuC gene encoding DNA recombination protein RmuC, translated as MILILLFVIIIISIINILVVFSFLKKISFITPGNTEAQYTSLEKAIEKSERALRDEFGKSREESGNHSQRTRTELLETLKAFNDSIISNMSRLSNMQKDQLDSFSKQLAHLTQGNEQRMDKMRETIENNLKSLQEDNSKKLEQMRATVDEKLHKTLETRLGESFKLVSERLELVHKGLGEMQTLASGVGDLKKVLTNIKTRGTWGEIQLGNLLEQMLSPEQYAENVATKKGSQERVEYAVKLPGKGQDHKSFVWLPLDSKFPQEDYLKLVDAQEKADQAAVDENTKQLYSRILLEAKTIKEKYIDVPYTTDFGIMFLPSESLYAEVLRMPGLCEKMQREYKIVVTGPTTLAALLNSLQMGFRTLAVEKRSSEVWEILGAVKTEFGKFGEILEKTQKKLLEASNTIDTAAQKSRTIERKLKTVQSFPIGSEEETPVALAENVEN; from the coding sequence ATGATCCTTATTCTTCTGTTTGTAATTATTATCATCAGTATAATTAATATTCTCGTTGTTTTCTCTTTTTTAAAAAAGATCAGTTTTATAACTCCGGGTAATACGGAAGCGCAATATACTTCTCTGGAAAAAGCCATTGAAAAATCTGAACGGGCGTTACGAGATGAGTTTGGAAAAAGCAGGGAAGAGTCCGGTAATCACTCTCAGCGAACCCGTACAGAGCTTTTAGAAACCCTGAAAGCTTTTAATGATTCCATCATTTCCAATATGTCCAGGTTGTCAAACATGCAAAAAGATCAGTTGGACAGTTTTTCCAAACAACTTGCACATCTTACCCAGGGTAATGAGCAGCGTATGGATAAAATGCGTGAGACCATTGAGAACAATCTTAAGAGTTTGCAGGAAGATAACAGTAAAAAGCTGGAACAGATGCGCGCCACTGTGGATGAAAAACTACATAAAACGCTGGAAACAAGATTGGGAGAATCTTTCAAACTGGTTAGCGAACGTCTGGAATTGGTGCATAAAGGTCTGGGAGAAATGCAGACCCTGGCCAGCGGAGTAGGGGACCTAAAAAAGGTACTAACTAATATCAAGACCAGAGGAACATGGGGTGAAATCCAGTTGGGCAACTTGCTGGAGCAAATGCTTTCTCCGGAGCAGTACGCGGAAAATGTGGCTACCAAAAAGGGCAGCCAGGAAAGAGTAGAGTATGCTGTAAAATTACCGGGCAAAGGCCAGGACCATAAAAGTTTTGTGTGGCTGCCGCTGGACTCCAAGTTTCCTCAGGAAGATTATTTGAAACTTGTGGACGCTCAGGAAAAAGCCGATCAGGCTGCAGTAGATGAAAATACCAAACAACTTTATTCCAGAATTCTGCTGGAAGCTAAAACCATCAAGGAAAAGTATATAGATGTGCCTTACACTACCGATTTCGGGATTATGTTCCTGCCCAGTGAAAGTCTCTATGCTGAAGTACTGCGGATGCCCGGTCTTTGTGAGAAAATGCAGCGCGAATACAAGATCGTGGTTACGGGCCCTACAACTCTGGCTGCTTTGCTTAACAGTCTGCAGATGGGCTTCAGAACACTGGCTGTAGAAAAAAGGTCCAGCGAAGTCTGGGAAATTCTGGGAGCAGTCAAAACAGAATTCGGAAAGTTCGGCGAAATTCTGGAGAAAACTCAAAAAAAGTTACTGGAAGCCAGCAATACCATAGATACCGCAGCACAAAAATCACGCACTATCGAAAGAAAATTAAAAACGGTTCAGTCGTTTCCCATTGGTTCAGAAGAGGAAACACCTGTAGCCTTAGCCGAAAACGTAGAAAATTAG
- a CDS encoding heme NO-binding domain-containing protein: protein MKGVIVIALKELVESKFGKDKWEAALEKAGVNKNLTILTITDVDDQTVMKVVQAVCAVLGISLQQAADAFGEYWVCTYAQRMYKDYFKDSKNAKDFILKMDQIHVITTMTMANAHPPRFDYEWKNDRTLIMKYKSSRGMIDFMVGLLKGIGKQFKEELVVTKLGPDKVEIAFSYNCK from the coding sequence ATGAAAGGTGTTATCGTAATCGCATTAAAAGAATTGGTGGAAAGCAAGTTTGGCAAAGACAAATGGGAAGCAGCTCTGGAAAAAGCAGGAGTAAACAAGAACCTGACCATATTAACCATTACTGATGTTGATGATCAAACAGTAATGAAAGTGGTGCAGGCAGTTTGCGCTGTACTGGGCATATCCTTACAACAAGCTGCGGATGCCTTCGGCGAATACTGGGTTTGTACCTATGCTCAGCGTATGTATAAAGATTATTTCAAGGATAGCAAAAACGCAAAAGATTTTATTTTAAAAATGGATCAGATACATGTAATAACTACTATGACCATGGCCAATGCTCATCCACCAAGATTTGATTATGAATGGAAAAACGACAGGACACTGATTATGAAATATAAATCATCCAGAGGAATGATCGATTTTATGGTCGGTTTGTTAAAAGGTATAGGTAAACAGTTTAAAGAAGAACTGGTTGTTACCAAACTGGGGCCGGATAAAGTGGAAATAGCTTTTTCTTATAACTGCAAATAG
- a CDS encoding sigma-70 family RNA polymerase sigma factor codes for MKTTVKERVILMSAKQGSVKDKEILLTDNLGLIYTFVRRYDPAMFHDIFQEACIGLLTAADKYEFDRGTKFSTYASFWINQAVQRSYQQLKRNMRIPSTTLECIHKIKKVITKYMTEKHRVPTSDEISEMTGIHNDKVEYYQQIEKDVVSLDDMYTDGEDCMLDYIEDRTALTYQDDLENEGFEDTIGQALSVLSEKERMIIELHYGFYDRQEQSLAEIGRTLNVSRERVRQLKDRALEKMKKSEAGKKLKNYL; via the coding sequence ATGAAAACAACCGTAAAAGAACGTGTGATACTGATGTCGGCCAAGCAGGGAAGCGTTAAAGACAAAGAAATTTTACTTACCGATAATTTAGGTCTTATTTATACTTTTGTAAGAAGATACGATCCGGCCATGTTTCACGATATTTTTCAGGAAGCCTGTATCGGGCTTTTAACAGCGGCCGACAAATATGAGTTTGACAGAGGAACAAAATTCTCTACCTATGCGTCGTTCTGGATTAACCAGGCTGTGCAGAGAAGTTATCAACAGCTGAAACGCAATATGCGCATACCTTCTACCACTCTGGAATGTATTCATAAGATTAAAAAAGTAATTACTAAATATATGACCGAAAAACACAGAGTGCCGACTTCGGATGAGATTTCGGAAATGACCGGCATTCATAATGACAAAGTGGAGTATTATCAGCAGATCGAAAAAGATGTTGTTTCGCTTGATGATATGTATACTGACGGTGAAGACTGCATGCTGGATTATATAGAAGATAGAACAGCGCTGACTTATCAGGATGATTTGGAGAACGAAGGTTTTGAAGATACTATTGGGCAAGCCTTATCCGTTTTATCCGAGAAAGAAAGAATGATAATCGAACTGCATTACGGTTTCTATGACCGTCAGGAACAGTCTCTGGCCGAAATAGGCAGAACACTGAACGTAAGCAGAGAAAGAGTAAGACAGTTAAAAGACAGGGCTCTGGAAAAAATGAAGAAATCAGAAGCCGGTAAAAAACTTAAGAACTATTTATAA